One genomic region from Microcystis panniformis FACHB-1757 encodes:
- a CDS encoding DUF4276 family protein, producing the protein MSSNLIAIIAEDETDCDVFRQIIHRVLGTNTRTKSWASKSSSTLKRKLSAKLKVMTREGCDAFIIVHDLDRNPKNNSLNDEKQLRDHLELSCSNINGIRKYICIPIEELEAWFWSDPEVVKYVGRGKGKDHPNPHLIIKPKEKLIQLSIGENRKPRYSTNMNVELAEKLNLELCATRCPSFKDLLDFLQSLSRG; encoded by the coding sequence ATGAGTAGTAACTTGATCGCCATAATTGCCGAAGATGAGACGGACTGCGATGTGTTTCGTCAAATTATCCATCGCGTGCTGGGGACAAATACTAGGACAAAATCTTGGGCATCTAAATCCTCTAGTACATTAAAGAGAAAACTGTCAGCAAAACTTAAAGTGATGACAAGGGAAGGATGTGATGCTTTTATCATTGTTCATGATTTAGATCGTAATCCCAAGAATAACTCTCTTAACGATGAAAAACAATTGCGAGATCACTTAGAATTAAGCTGTTCTAATATTAATGGTATCAGGAAATATATCTGCATCCCAATAGAAGAATTAGAGGCTTGGTTTTGGTCTGATCCAGAGGTGGTTAAATATGTGGGACGAGGCAAGGGAAAAGATCACCCAAACCCTCACCTAATTATCAAACCGAAAGAAAAATTGATCCAATTGTCAATCGGTGAAAATAGAAAACCCCGTTATAGTACCAACATGAATGTTGAACTGGCCGAAAAGCTAAATTTAGAACTTTGTGCCACTCGTTGTCCTTCTTTTAAAGATCTTCTCGACTTTCTGCAATCTCTGTCAAGAGGATAG